The sequence CACCGGCGCGCAAACAATCATGAACGTGGACGATGCCGACGGGACAGCCGTCCTCGACGACGAAAAGATTGGTGATATTGCGCACGTTCATTACGCCCAACGCCTCGCTTGCCAGTGCGTCGCGCCGGATGGCCCGCGGCTTTGCCGTCATCACCGCGCCGGCGGTCAGTGACAGCAGATTATCGCCCATATGGCGGCGCAGGTCGCCGTCGGTGATGATGCCTTGCAGCCGCCCGTCGTCGCCGACGATGCCGACGCAGCCGAAGCTCTTCGACGACATGACAATCAGCGCCTCGCGCATCGGCATTTCGGGCGGGACCAGCGGAATCGCGTCCCCGGTATGCATGATTGCGCCCACCCGCAGCAGCCGGCGCCCAAGTTTGCCGCCCGGGTGGAGCAGGTGAAAGTCGTCGGCGGAAAATCCCTTGCGCTCCAGCATCGCCACAGCGATCGCGTCGCCCAGCGCGAGCATGACCGTCGTCGATGTCGTCGGCGCGAGCCCCATCGGGCACGCCTCCGGGCTGTCGGGCAGCACCAGGGCGACGTCGGAGGCCTCTGCGAGCGTGCTTCCCGCGCGCCCGGTAATGCCAATCAGCGGGATCTGAAAGCGCTTGGCGTAGGTGACGAGGTCGGCAAGTTCCGCGGTCTCGCCGGAGTTGGAAAAGGCGATGACCGCATCACCCTGCGTGACCATGCCGAGATCGCCGTGGCTCGCCTCGGCGGGATGAACGAAGCTCGCCGGCGTGCCTGTGGAGGCCATCGTCGCCGCGACCTTGCGCGCGATGTGCCCGCTTTTGCCCATCCCAGTGACGATCACCCGCCCGGTCACGTGATCGAGGACCTGCAGCGCGCGGGTGAAATGCTTGTCGAGCGAGCGGGCGAGCGCCTCGATGCCGGCGGCTTCAAGTCCGAGGACACGGAGCGCGGAGTCGAGGCCTGGGTCTGCCTTGTCGCCGGCAGAAATCGTGCTGTCTTGGTATGCCATGACTGTTCGTCTCCGCGGTCGTCTCCCCGGTCGTTTCCGAGGACTCGCCGGCCTTGCCACCATCCGCCTTTGCCGCCAACCGTTTCCGTCAGTCCGTGCGGTCGAAACGGCACGGTCCTCGGACCATGGGGCGGCGCGCCTTCGGCGCCGCCTTTTCGCTCGATGTCCGGATTGCATCGTAACCGAACGGCGCGGACGTCCCGCGGCGGCGTCACCAGATCGCGTATCTGGTTAATGTCAATCGATCAATGCGAGAAAATATCCACTTCCGCCCAGCCCGCGAGATCGAGTTGCGCCCGGTGACCGAGAAAAGCGAAACAGGCCGCTGCCAAGTCGGCGCGCCCCTCCCGCTCCAACATCGCATCCAGGCGTTCCCGCAATCGATGCAGCCACAGGACATCGTTCGCCGCATAGCAAATCTGTTCGGGGGTCAGCGTCGCGCCGCCCCAGTCGGAACTCTGCTGTTCCTTCTGCAGCTCGACACCGGTGAGCTCCCGGCACAAATCCTTCAGCCCGTGACGGTCGGTGTAGGTCCTCACCAAGCGTGAGGCGATTTTCGTGCAGTAGACCGGCGCACAGGCCACTCCCAGCCAGCGCTGCAGCATACCGACGTCGAAGCGGGCAAAGTGGAAGATCTTGGTCACGTCGGGATCCGACAACAGGCGGACCAGATTGGGCGCATCGTAGGCGGCGTCCGAGCAACGACCGTGCGGTGGAAAGTGGACGAGATGACAGCGTTTGTCACCGTCGAAGAGCTGAACGAGACACAGCCGGTCGCGATGCGGATTAAGACCTGTCGTCTCCGTATCGATCGCAACGCTGTCGCCGAAGCGAACATCCGCCGGGAGGTCGCCAACGTGGACCTCGACGCTCACGTCGCCAAGGATCACGCCATATCGCCTTGATCTGCCATATGCTCAACTTTTTGCTTGCCGAATGGTGCCCAGGAGAAGACTCGAACTTCCACGACCTTTCGGCCACAGGTACCTGAAACCTGCGCGTCTACCAATTCCGCCACCTGGGCATCCGCCCGAAGATCGTCGGGCGGGGCTCTCTCCTACGTACGCTGGCGCCGGCTGTCAATCGGCTTCCGACGGACGCCACTTATATTGTCGATGGTTGACGACGATGCTCTTCTAGGATAAGCGCGCCGGATGAGTGCTGCAATGAGCGCGCGCAGCCAATTTTCCCAAAGTGGCAGGAGGGGCGGTCATCATGGAACGTCGTGTCGTCACCGTCTTCGGCGGGTCCGGTTTCATCGGCCGTCATCTCGTTCAGCGTCTCGCCGCCGGAGGCTGGATCGTGCGTGCCGCCGTCCGCGATCTGGAAGCGGCGGCGTTTCTCAAGGTTTACGGTGACCCGGGGCAGGTCGTGCCGAT is a genomic window of Rhodospirillales bacterium containing:
- a CDS encoding KpsF/GutQ family sugar-phosphate isomerase, which encodes MAYQDSTISAGDKADPGLDSALRVLGLEAAGIEALARSLDKHFTRALQVLDHVTGRVIVTGMGKSGHIARKVAATMASTGTPASFVHPAEASHGDLGMVTQGDAVIAFSNSGETAELADLVTYAKRFQIPLIGITGRAGSTLAEASDVALVLPDSPEACPMGLAPTTSTTVMLALGDAIAVAMLERKGFSADDFHLLHPGGKLGRRLLRVGAIMHTGDAIPLVPPEMPMREALIVMSSKSFGCVGIVGDDGRLQGIITDGDLRRHMGDNLLSLTAGAVMTAKPRAIRRDALASEALGVMNVRNITNLFVVEDGCPVGIVHVHDCLRAGVD
- a CDS encoding ribonuclease D, with product MSVEVHVGDLPADVRFGDSVAIDTETTGLNPHRDRLCLVQLFDGDKRCHLVHFPPHGRCSDAAYDAPNLVRLLSDPDVTKIFHFARFDVGMLQRWLGVACAPVYCTKIASRLVRTYTDRHGLKDLCRELTGVELQKEQQSSDWGGATLTPEQICYAANDVLWLHRLRERLDAMLEREGRADLAAACFAFLGHRAQLDLAGWAEVDIFSH